A window of Chitinophaga sp. MM2321 contains these coding sequences:
- a CDS encoding FecR domain-containing protein produces MDQLKDLIQRYLKGEATPEEAEVLNEWYHTFDDSAVELPLEPGEDRIQLEQRLLNRLKPVMQPVPLRARIYWWRYAVAAVLLIAAGGAIWLLRPASSPHNISIATQSPVKDIAPGNKKALLTLADGSTIALDDAANGALSRQGGSEVVKKEKGQLSYESGNATAEVVYNTLTTPRGGQFQVVLPDGTKVWLNSASSLRYPTSFPEGERKVVLTGQAYFDIAANARQPFKVVANEMEVNVLGTHFDVMAYPDEAMISTTLLEGKVRIQDKILSPGQQAILLHGSGELTIQDADINKTIAWKNGLFVFNKMDLPTILREIARWYDVEIVYSAPAGNELYGGGISRNLNLSAVLRVLEENGPNHFSIEGKKVVVLPR; encoded by the coding sequence ATGGACCAGTTAAAAGATCTCATCCAACGTTATCTGAAAGGGGAAGCCACGCCTGAAGAAGCAGAGGTATTGAATGAGTGGTATCATACTTTTGACGACAGCGCCGTAGAGCTGCCACTGGAACCGGGCGAAGACCGTATACAGCTGGAACAGCGGTTGCTGAACAGGCTGAAGCCCGTGATGCAGCCGGTGCCCCTGCGGGCGCGCATCTACTGGTGGCGTTATGCCGTAGCGGCTGTACTGCTGATAGCTGCCGGCGGTGCCATATGGTTACTGCGTCCTGCTTCTTCTCCTCATAATATTTCCATAGCTACCCAATCGCCGGTGAAAGATATAGCACCCGGCAATAAAAAAGCATTGCTTACCCTCGCTGATGGCAGCACCATTGCGCTGGACGACGCCGCCAATGGCGCTTTGAGCCGGCAGGGTGGTAGTGAAGTGGTAAAGAAAGAAAAAGGACAATTGTCTTATGAGTCCGGAAACGCTACGGCGGAAGTAGTCTATAATACGTTGACAACCCCCCGTGGTGGCCAGTTCCAGGTAGTGTTGCCGGATGGTACCAAAGTATGGCTCAACTCCGCTTCCTCGCTGCGTTATCCTACCAGTTTCCCCGAAGGGGAAAGAAAGGTGGTGCTGACAGGACAAGCCTATTTTGATATTGCCGCCAATGCCCGGCAGCCTTTTAAAGTGGTGGCCAATGAAATGGAAGTGAATGTACTGGGTACTCATTTTGATGTGATGGCTTATCCGGATGAAGCGATGATCAGTACTACGTTACTGGAAGGGAAAGTGAGGATTCAGGATAAAATACTCAGCCCCGGACAACAGGCCATACTCCTGCATGGCAGTGGTGAACTGACCATTCAGGACGCCGATATCAACAAAACAATCGCCTGGAAAAACGGCTTGTTTGTATTTAATAAAATGGATCTGCCTACCATCCTGCGCGAAATTGCCCGATGGTACGATGTGGAAATTGTATATAGCGCCCCGGCCGGCAATGAGCTGTATGGTGGCGGAATCAGCCGGAATCTTAATTTATCAGCCGTTTTGCGCGTACTCGAAGAGAACGGCCCGAATCACTTTAGCATAGAAGGGAAGAAAGTGGTGGTATTACCCAGGTAA
- a CDS encoding sigma-70 family RNA polymerase sigma factor, protein MQELSDIALLQRLQDADEAAYTEIFHRYWEKLYAIAYNRLRIRFAAEDVVQEVLASLWVRRHELEIQHLSHYLATATRYAVFRQLSRLLPDQSLDVAEAEKLLVADPDTSHLDFLLLQERLGTEIDQLPEKCRLVFLYSRREQFTNKEIAATLRLSEKTVEAHLTKALKHLRGRLKDLYPLLPFFF, encoded by the coding sequence GTGCAGGAACTGAGTGACATAGCGTTATTGCAGCGATTACAGGATGCTGATGAAGCGGCCTATACTGAAATCTTTCACCGTTACTGGGAAAAATTATATGCGATTGCCTATAACAGGTTACGGATACGGTTTGCTGCGGAAGATGTAGTACAGGAGGTGTTGGCTAGTTTATGGGTACGCAGGCACGAACTGGAGATCCAGCATCTTTCCCATTACCTGGCTACCGCTACGCGCTACGCTGTATTCCGTCAATTAAGCAGGTTGCTGCCGGATCAGTCGCTGGATGTTGCCGAGGCGGAAAAGCTGCTGGTAGCGGATCCTGATACCAGCCACCTGGATTTTCTGCTGTTACAGGAAAGGCTGGGTACCGAAATTGACCAGCTACCGGAAAAATGCCGCCTGGTTTTTTTATACAGCCGCCGGGAACAGTTTACGAATAAAGAGATCGCCGCTACCTTGCGGTTGTCTGAAAAAACGGTGGAAGCCCATCTTACCAAAGCATTGAAGCATTTGCGCGGTCGTCTCAAAGATTTATATCCTTTACTTCCTTTCTTCTTTTAA
- a CDS encoding glycoside hydrolase family 20 zincin-like fold domain-containing protein: MKSLYFFICCLICIPGTHSAFAQDSSTDSFHQSFRLLPQPQQITVFKEPGIAQGVLHAIYLEKGVRLPVLYSSLKTLTTVANPGKGVVTLRIAKLRQLPDAGEGYVLEVRSGQVTITAETQAGLFYGCQTLGQLVEDARDQRIDIPSCLITDYPDIAYRAVHWDLKYHIDSLSYYYQMIDRLAHIKVNALIIEFEDKLKYEKAPLIGASNAMSIQTIAALSEYAHERHIEISPLVQGLGHVPFILKHEQYKSLRDDSTSNWAFCALNPGTYDLQFALYEDAIKATPYGKYLHVGGDEVGEIGKSALAKKSGMKPFELQMYWLKKVTDFAKQHHRIPIFWDDMIFKLSGLYRTTYDPSLSVDASRQLWQENRHQLDENLALFPGNCVFMRWNYGSQDLWGNLEALNWYKSKKLDAMAATAAQTNWMLMPRDHSNWEAIRGFNKITKEKGLDGILCTTWDDGSPHMETFMRGMYFFALSSWNTQVPDVAVVNTIFRHRFYGPAVSDARYEFQDQLENALSFWENMLVDEGDRNKSRRPFELIRLPDRNIPGEWRKKYRDKLTLAHIADEYYRTVQQKIAEVQAKAIRNQYHLSLLQQINEVQHYPIQLMFLLEAFDRQPVMDKTASVRDINAYVTRFNRIRKNFEHVFAQTRVLHNPDDYIIDASVSHANPANSMTTDWMYRFELGMNEKIRSWLTNFDY; encoded by the coding sequence ATGAAATCCCTTTATTTCTTTATTTGTTGCCTGATCTGTATACCCGGCACTCATAGTGCCTTTGCACAGGACTCTTCAACAGACAGTTTCCATCAATCGTTCCGATTACTTCCGCAGCCACAGCAAATAACCGTGTTCAAAGAACCAGGAATTGCCCAGGGAGTGCTCCATGCTATATATCTTGAAAAAGGAGTCCGTTTACCTGTCCTGTATAGCAGCCTGAAAACCTTAACAACGGTTGCTAATCCCGGTAAGGGCGTCGTTACACTGCGTATTGCCAAGCTCCGGCAGCTGCCCGATGCAGGCGAAGGGTATGTGCTGGAAGTACGCTCCGGGCAGGTAACAATAACAGCCGAAACACAAGCCGGCCTGTTTTACGGCTGCCAGACGCTGGGCCAACTGGTGGAAGATGCGCGAGATCAGCGGATTGATATACCCTCCTGCCTCATTACAGATTATCCGGACATTGCTTACCGCGCCGTACACTGGGACCTGAAATATCATATTGATTCGCTGTCATATTACTACCAGATGATAGATCGCCTGGCGCATATAAAAGTAAATGCGCTAATTATCGAATTTGAAGATAAACTGAAGTATGAAAAGGCGCCGTTAATAGGCGCATCCAACGCAATGTCCATTCAAACCATTGCGGCCCTCAGTGAATATGCACACGAGCGTCATATCGAGATCAGTCCCTTGGTGCAGGGGTTGGGGCATGTACCATTCATCCTGAAACATGAACAGTATAAATCCCTGCGGGATGATTCCACCTCCAACTGGGCATTTTGTGCGTTGAATCCGGGTACCTATGATCTTCAGTTTGCGTTGTATGAAGATGCCATCAAGGCGACCCCTTATGGAAAGTATTTGCATGTGGGTGGAGATGAAGTCGGCGAAATCGGAAAGTCGGCACTGGCAAAAAAGTCAGGTATGAAACCTTTTGAGCTGCAAATGTACTGGCTGAAAAAAGTAACCGATTTTGCCAAGCAACATCACCGTATTCCCATTTTCTGGGATGATATGATTTTCAAGCTTTCCGGGCTTTACCGCACCACGTACGACCCTTCCTTGTCTGTGGATGCATCCCGGCAGTTATGGCAGGAAAACCGGCACCAGCTGGATGAGAACCTGGCTTTGTTTCCCGGAAACTGTGTTTTTATGCGTTGGAATTACGGATCACAGGATTTGTGGGGCAACCTTGAAGCACTCAACTGGTATAAATCGAAAAAGCTGGATGCAATGGCGGCTACAGCGGCCCAGACCAACTGGATGCTGATGCCGCGGGATCATTCCAACTGGGAAGCGATCAGGGGATTCAACAAAATAACAAAAGAGAAAGGACTCGATGGCATTTTATGTACCACCTGGGATGACGGCTCCCCACACATGGAAACTTTTATGCGGGGAATGTATTTCTTTGCGCTTTCTTCCTGGAACACACAGGTACCCGATGTGGCGGTTGTCAATACCATCTTTCGCCACCGGTTTTATGGACCTGCCGTAAGTGATGCCAGGTATGAATTCCAGGACCAATTGGAAAATGCTTTATCGTTTTGGGAAAACATGCTGGTAGATGAGGGCGACAGGAATAAATCGCGCCGGCCTTTTGAACTGATCAGGCTACCCGACAGGAATATTCCCGGCGAATGGAGAAAGAAATACAGAGATAAACTCACCCTGGCGCATATAGCGGATGAATATTACAGAACAGTACAACAAAAGATAGCAGAAGTACAGGCGAAAGCCATCCGCAATCAGTATCATTTGTCACTGCTGCAACAGATCAACGAAGTGCAGCATTATCCCATACAATTGATGTTCCTGCTGGAAGCATTTGACCGGCAGCCCGTGATGGACAAAACCGCTTCCGTGAGGGATATCAATGCATATGTTACCCGCTTTAACCGGATCAGGAAAAATTTTGAACATGTTTTTGCCCAAACCCGGGTACTTCATAATCCGGATGATTATATCATCGATGCGAGTGTCAGTCATGCCAATCCGGCCAACAGCATGACCACCGACTGGATGTATCGTTTTGAACTGGGCATGAATGAAAAGATCAGGTCATGGTTAACCAATTTTGATTATTGA
- a CDS encoding TetR family transcriptional regulator C-terminal domain-containing protein, translating into MDKQLIRNAYKLAWLENGKAPVSVYALCKTLDITEAAFYEEYSSLEAIEKDIWLSIFQSTLDQLNTDEIYQQYTAQEKLLAFYFLWVQKLKEDRSYLLLQKKHFRIPDLYHNKLETFKHAFYNYASDLLKEGYMSSEIKERKYISDQYVHGFWVQALFVLKYWLNDTSTNFEMTDAAIEKAVNLSFQLIRSNTLDSLLDFGKFIFTRK; encoded by the coding sequence ATGGACAAACAACTCATCCGCAACGCTTATAAACTCGCCTGGCTCGAAAATGGCAAAGCGCCGGTATCCGTTTATGCTTTATGCAAAACACTGGATATAACAGAAGCCGCCTTTTACGAGGAATACAGCTCTCTCGAAGCCATCGAAAAAGATATCTGGTTATCTATCTTTCAATCTACACTGGATCAGTTAAATACAGATGAAATATATCAACAGTATACTGCCCAGGAAAAACTCCTGGCCTTCTATTTCCTCTGGGTTCAAAAGCTGAAAGAAGACCGCAGTTATCTGTTGCTGCAAAAAAAGCACTTCCGGATACCGGATCTCTACCACAACAAACTGGAAACCTTCAAACATGCCTTCTATAATTATGCATCCGATCTGCTGAAAGAAGGATATATGAGCAGTGAGATCAAGGAAAGGAAATATATTTCTGATCAATATGTACATGGATTCTGGGTACAGGCCCTGTTTGTACTCAAATACTGGCTGAATGATACCAGCACCAATTTTGAAATGACCGATGCCGCCATCGAAAAAGCGGTAAACCTGAGCTTTCAGCTGATCAGGTCCAATACACTGGACAGCTTACTAGACTTCGGGAAATTCATTTTTACGCGGAAATAG
- a CDS encoding AarF/ABC1/UbiB kinase family protein — protein MKEQSNIPTSKVERAGKFVTTGLKVGTNYIKHYTRKLMDPSVTKEELHQDNAADIYDTLSNLKGSALKVAQMLSMDKGMLPRAYSEKFAMSQYSAPPLSGPLVVNTFMKTLGKSPLQLYDKFELQASNAASIGQVHRAWKEGKPLAVKIQYPGVANSVKSDLRLVKPFAIRIVGMNEVDMDKYFEEIESKLLEETDYKLELARSMALSQECAHIPNLLFPAYYPAWSSERIITMDWLEGQHLKEFLLTNPSQEVRDKIGQALWDFYQFQVHKLKQVHADPHPGNFLMRADGTVGIFDFGCVKEIPEDFYENYFLLVDKEVLKDEKRRHEIYTNLEMIHPSDTPKEVAFFSGLFQHMIDLLTLPFTRETFDFGNEVYFNEIYAYMDELYNMKEIRESKVARGSRHSLYVNRTYFGLYSILSDLKSNVITGQGRIHEMMEGGMVHA, from the coding sequence ATGAAAGAACAATCGAATATTCCCACCTCCAAAGTGGAAAGAGCAGGTAAATTTGTTACCACCGGACTAAAAGTAGGCACCAACTATATTAAACATTACACCCGCAAACTGATGGACCCCTCCGTTACCAAAGAGGAACTCCACCAGGATAATGCGGCAGATATTTACGATACCCTCAGCAACCTGAAAGGCAGCGCCCTGAAAGTGGCGCAGATGCTGAGTATGGACAAAGGCATGCTGCCCAGGGCATATTCAGAAAAGTTTGCCATGTCGCAATACAGCGCCCCACCCCTTTCCGGTCCGCTGGTAGTGAACACGTTCATGAAAACACTGGGTAAATCACCCTTGCAACTCTACGATAAATTTGAACTACAGGCTTCCAACGCCGCCTCTATCGGGCAGGTACACAGAGCCTGGAAAGAAGGTAAACCACTCGCGGTAAAAATACAATATCCCGGTGTGGCCAACAGCGTAAAATCAGACCTGCGCCTCGTAAAACCTTTTGCCATCCGCATTGTAGGCATGAACGAGGTAGACATGGATAAATATTTTGAAGAGATAGAAAGCAAACTACTGGAAGAAACAGACTATAAACTGGAACTCGCCCGCTCCATGGCGCTTTCGCAGGAATGTGCACACATTCCCAACCTGTTGTTTCCGGCGTACTACCCCGCCTGGTCTTCTGAAAGAATCATCACCATGGACTGGCTTGAAGGACAACACCTGAAAGAATTCCTGCTCACCAACCCTTCACAGGAAGTACGCGACAAAATCGGACAGGCGTTGTGGGACTTCTACCAATTCCAGGTACACAAACTGAAACAGGTGCATGCAGACCCCCATCCCGGCAACTTCCTGATGCGCGCCGATGGAACGGTAGGCATCTTCGACTTCGGCTGTGTAAAGGAAATCCCGGAAGATTTTTATGAGAATTATTTCCTGCTGGTAGATAAAGAAGTATTGAAAGATGAAAAACGCAGACATGAGATCTATACCAACCTGGAAATGATCCATCCCAGCGATACGCCCAAAGAAGTGGCGTTCTTCTCCGGCCTCTTTCAACATATGATTGACCTGCTCACCCTGCCGTTTACACGGGAAACATTTGATTTTGGCAACGAAGTCTATTTCAATGAAATATACGCCTACATGGATGAACTCTACAACATGAAGGAAATCAGGGAATCGAAAGTTGCGCGCGGCTCACGGCATAGTCTATACGTAAACCGTACTTATTTCGGGCTGTACTCCATATTAAGCGATCTTAAATCCAATGTGATCACCGGCCAGGGAAGAATTCATGAAATGATGGAAGGCGGGATGGTCCATGCTTAA
- a CDS encoding histidine kinase, with protein MKEEWYNRKWAIVASHVFAWAILYSLPFLLRPSYEKHTSEPMDEKMAWFYFIIFYYIALICFFYINAQYFIPRFIHKKKIAEYAITILGVFLFFYGLRYSFEKLFLKDHLIDIKPAILFTFFTLLFILSASTAYQMIRDRIKMERNASARENENLKTELSLLRSQVSPHFMFNVLNNMVSLARKKSDVLEPSLIKLSSLMRYMLYEADEETVPLLKETEYLQSYIDLQQQRFGKNVVINVSLDTMENHYEIEPMLLIPFVENAFKHGTGLIPNAQIDISLRTNDDKLFFCVRNKYNEISGEIKDKTSGIGLANVKRRLNLLYKDDYVLRIDKKDDWFAVTLQLSLH; from the coding sequence ATGAAAGAGGAATGGTACAACCGGAAATGGGCTATAGTGGCATCCCATGTTTTTGCATGGGCAATCCTGTATTCACTGCCTTTCCTTTTACGTCCGTCTTACGAGAAACATACCTCCGAACCGATGGACGAAAAGATGGCGTGGTTCTATTTTATCATCTTTTACTATATCGCCCTGATCTGCTTCTTTTATATAAATGCGCAATACTTCATCCCCAGGTTCATTCATAAAAAGAAAATCGCGGAATATGCGATAACCATCCTGGGAGTATTCCTGTTTTTCTATGGCCTCCGTTACAGCTTTGAGAAATTGTTTCTGAAAGACCACCTGATCGACATCAAGCCTGCCATCCTCTTCACCTTCTTTACTTTGTTATTCATACTCTCTGCCAGTACGGCTTACCAGATGATCCGCGACCGGATAAAAATGGAGCGGAACGCCAGTGCACGGGAAAATGAAAACCTAAAAACAGAACTCTCCCTGCTACGCTCGCAGGTAAGTCCGCATTTCATGTTTAATGTGCTGAATAACATGGTATCGCTGGCGCGCAAAAAGTCGGATGTACTGGAACCTTCGCTGATAAAGCTATCATCACTCATGCGCTATATGTTGTATGAAGCCGATGAAGAAACAGTGCCGCTATTGAAAGAAACAGAATACCTGCAAAGTTATATCGATCTGCAACAGCAACGCTTCGGCAAAAATGTGGTGATCAACGTGTCACTGGATACCATGGAGAATCATTATGAAATAGAACCCATGCTGCTGATCCCCTTTGTGGAAAATGCCTTCAAACACGGTACAGGACTCATTCCCAACGCACAGATAGATATCAGTCTGCGTACAAACGACGATAAATTATTTTTCTGTGTGAGAAATAAATACAATGAAATATCCGGGGAGATAAAAGATAAAACCAGTGGAATTGGTTTAGCCAATGTAAAACGGCGGCTGAATTTATTGTATAAAGATGATTATGTGTTGAGGATAGATAAAAAAGATGACTGGTTTGCGGTAACGTTGCAATTAAGTCTCCACTAA
- a CDS encoding LytTR family DNA-binding domain-containing protein codes for MMKCIAIDDEPLALDLLEDNISKVPYLQLVGKCNNAFEAIEVLRNQPVDLLFLDIQMPGLTGLQFLQSLASKPLVILITAYEKYALDGFNLDVTDYLVKPVSLERFIKACNKAQELHQLKAAGKTGKEQPDFFFVNVDYSLLKIVFSDIIWIEGLKDYIKIHLKNTARPVITRMSIKGVEEQLPAARFIRTHKSYIVSVAAITAIRKNSVFLDELELPVGETYRDALYAIAGKTNQ; via the coding sequence ATGATGAAATGTATAGCGATAGATGATGAGCCCCTGGCACTGGATCTCCTGGAAGATAATATCAGCAAGGTGCCCTATCTTCAACTGGTTGGCAAATGCAACAATGCCTTTGAGGCCATAGAAGTATTGCGGAATCAGCCGGTAGATCTCCTTTTCCTCGACATACAAATGCCCGGTCTTACCGGCCTTCAATTCTTACAATCGCTGGCCAGCAAGCCCCTCGTCATACTCATTACCGCGTATGAAAAATATGCGCTCGATGGCTTCAACCTGGATGTAACGGATTACCTCGTAAAACCCGTATCACTGGAACGCTTTATCAAAGCCTGTAATAAGGCACAGGAGCTCCACCAGCTGAAAGCCGCCGGCAAAACAGGTAAAGAACAGCCCGACTTCTTTTTTGTAAATGTAGATTACAGTCTTTTAAAAATAGTTTTTTCAGATATCATCTGGATAGAAGGATTGAAAGATTATATCAAAATTCACCTTAAAAATACTGCGCGTCCTGTTATTACCCGCATGAGTATTAAAGGGGTGGAAGAACAACTACCGGCAGCCCGGTTTATCCGCACCCACAAGTCGTATATTGTATCGGTAGCAGCCATCACGGCCATCCGTAAAAACAGTGTATTCCTGGATGAGCTGGAACTACCCGTGGGCGAAACCTACCGCGATGCCCTGTATGCCATAGCCGGGAAAACCAACCAGTAA
- a CDS encoding outer membrane beta-barrel family protein, with protein MQKIYLFITLFLFVTQAQAQAPAGRGMSMGNNGHVYGRVIDTDGKAVNYASVIILQNRMDTATKKMKEFLVKGVLTKGKGEFSLDELPMKGPLKLRISGTGYKTYEKAVTFPPFDKDLGNIKLAASVSQLQGVTVTGTKPLMQMDIDKKVFNVEKNIVSAGGTALDVMKNVPSVNVDIDGNVTLRNSSPQLYIDGRPTTLTLEQIPADAIESVEVITNPSAKYDASGGNAGILNLVLKKNRKTGYNGNLRAGVDKRGGLNGGGDFNLRQDKVNISASVMGNQMKGRTSGTTDRLNFGEEPGTSINQSNYNQTNGGFVFGKLGLDYFVTNRTTLSITGIKVHGAMNPSEKIDINTDTLLNGNAFSSYSQRNSHTKQNFDANGLVLGMKHLFPKEGEELTVDANYFGGKSKNNSNYATDYYKNDNIASSDLQEIQGNGRISFLTAQTDYVKPITAKMKLETGLRVSIRHTESNFNNYTFDHTKQEYVLIPGASNNYKNNDNVYAAYASISNSINNFGYKVGLRAESSNYTGELINVGEHFKNNYPVSLFPSLFLSQKLKHEQELQLSYTRRINRPNFFQLIPFTDSTDKLNITKGNPALVPEFTQSVEMSYLKTFKGNNTFLGSLYYKYTDNLITRYLNKETDPVNGSQMLVNTYINANSSYAMGAELTAMNTLTKWWTLTSNVNIYNSKINTDNISGTSQDAMLSWFGKLNNTFKLPANFDIQLTGTYQSKTNLPVNDNKGRQDGPPMMQSQNASQGYIASFYGVDAAIKKSFLKNNAASVTLSVNDIFRTRKSTQYSESEYFTQTYSRLRDPQMIRLNFAYRFGKIDASLFKRKNMGAGMQGMSEVVQ; from the coding sequence ATGCAAAAGATCTACTTGTTTATCACCCTTTTTCTGTTTGTAACACAAGCACAGGCCCAGGCCCCCGCCGGAAGGGGGATGTCTATGGGCAATAACGGACACGTATACGGAAGAGTTATAGATACCGACGGTAAAGCCGTGAACTATGCCTCTGTTATCATCCTGCAAAACCGTATGGATACCGCTACCAAAAAAATGAAAGAATTCCTGGTAAAAGGTGTACTAACCAAAGGGAAAGGCGAATTCAGCCTGGACGAACTCCCGATGAAAGGCCCCCTGAAACTGAGAATATCCGGTACCGGCTACAAAACATACGAGAAAGCGGTTACTTTCCCGCCGTTCGATAAAGACCTCGGCAACATTAAACTCGCTGCCAGCGTAAGTCAGCTGCAAGGTGTCACCGTTACCGGCACCAAACCACTGATGCAGATGGATATCGATAAAAAAGTGTTTAACGTAGAGAAAAATATCGTCAGCGCCGGCGGAACAGCCCTCGACGTGATGAAAAACGTTCCATCTGTGAACGTGGACATCGACGGTAACGTAACCCTGCGTAACAGCTCACCACAGCTTTATATCGATGGCCGCCCCACCACCCTCACCCTGGAACAGATACCCGCCGATGCCATCGAGAGTGTAGAAGTGATCACCAATCCTTCCGCCAAATACGATGCCTCCGGTGGCAATGCGGGCATCCTGAACCTCGTACTCAAGAAGAACCGCAAAACAGGCTACAATGGTAACCTCCGTGCAGGCGTTGACAAACGCGGCGGACTGAATGGCGGCGGCGACTTCAACCTGCGCCAGGATAAGGTAAACATCTCCGCCAGCGTAATGGGTAATCAGATGAAAGGACGTACCTCCGGTACAACCGACCGCCTCAACTTCGGCGAAGAACCAGGTACATCCATCAATCAGTCTAACTACAACCAGACCAACGGCGGTTTCGTTTTCGGAAAACTGGGACTGGATTACTTCGTCACCAACCGTACTACCCTGTCAATCACAGGCATTAAAGTACACGGTGCCATGAATCCATCTGAAAAAATAGATATCAATACCGATACCCTGTTGAACGGCAACGCCTTCAGCAGCTACAGTCAGCGTAATTCACATACCAAACAAAACTTCGATGCCAATGGCCTCGTACTCGGTATGAAACACCTGTTCCCAAAAGAAGGGGAAGAACTGACCGTGGACGCCAACTACTTCGGCGGCAAAAGCAAGAACAACTCCAACTATGCGACGGATTATTATAAAAACGACAACATCGCCTCATCGGATCTTCAGGAGATCCAGGGTAATGGCCGCATCAGTTTCCTGACCGCACAAACGGATTATGTAAAACCGATTACAGCAAAAATGAAACTGGAAACAGGTTTACGCGTATCTATCCGTCATACGGAAAGTAATTTCAACAACTACACCTTCGATCATACGAAACAGGAATATGTACTCATACCGGGTGCATCCAACAATTACAAAAACAATGACAATGTATATGCAGCCTATGCAAGCATCTCCAACAGTATCAATAATTTCGGGTACAAAGTAGGGCTGCGTGCAGAAAGTTCCAACTACACCGGTGAACTCATCAACGTAGGTGAGCACTTCAAAAATAATTACCCGGTGAGCCTGTTCCCATCCCTGTTTTTAAGTCAGAAACTAAAACATGAGCAGGAACTGCAACTGAGCTATACACGCAGGATCAATCGTCCCAACTTCTTCCAGCTGATTCCGTTTACCGATTCAACGGACAAGCTGAATATTACCAAGGGGAATCCTGCACTGGTACCGGAGTTCACACAGTCTGTGGAAATGTCTTACCTGAAAACGTTCAAAGGCAATAATACGTTCCTGGGATCATTGTACTACAAGTATACCGACAACCTGATTACCCGCTACCTGAACAAGGAAACGGATCCGGTTAACGGTAGCCAGATGTTGGTAAACACCTACATCAACGCTAATTCCAGCTATGCAATGGGTGCGGAACTAACGGCCATGAATACACTAACAAAATGGTGGACCCTTACTTCCAATGTCAATATCTATAATTCAAAAATCAATACGGATAACATCAGTGGTACTTCACAGGATGCCATGCTGAGCTGGTTCGGTAAACTGAACAATACGTTTAAACTGCCGGCCAACTTCGACATACAGCTCACCGGTACCTATCAGTCCAAAACCAATCTGCCGGTCAATGACAACAAAGGCAGACAGGATGGTCCGCCGATGATGCAGTCGCAAAACGCCTCACAGGGTTATATCGCCTCTTTCTATGGTGTAGACGCCGCCATCAAAAAGAGCTTCCTGAAAAATAATGCAGCTTCCGTAACGCTGAGTGTAAATGATATTTTCAGAACCCGCAAATCAACGCAATATTCAGAAAGTGAATACTTCACACAAACCTATAGCCGGTTGCGCGACCCGCAAATGATCAGGCTCAATTTCGCTTACCGTTTTGGTAAGATTGATGCCAGCCTGTTTAAAAGAAAGAACATGGGCGCAGGCATGCAGGGAATGTCAGAGGTAGTCCAATAA
- a CDS encoding metallophosphoesterase family protein, protein MSATYVIGDIHGALKALEQLIERIAPGRDDQFIFLGDYVDGWSESAGVVTYLMALDKKYRCTFIKGNHDAWCESWMLRVMPESSWLMHGGKATIASYEKLSHEERLRHLAFFNRMLLYHADEDNRLFVHAGFASMHGPTHDRFAAMCYWDRTLWELALAVDPRIKRDSRRYPKRLLLFREIFIGHTPTLNYGEDMPMCACNVYNVDTGAAFTGKLSAMNVDTKEVWQSDPVWTLYPEEKGRN, encoded by the coding sequence ATGTCCGCAACGTACGTCATAGGTGATATTCATGGAGCACTAAAAGCACTGGAACAACTGATAGAAAGAATTGCACCCGGCAGAGATGACCAGTTTATTTTTTTAGGAGATTATGTAGATGGATGGTCGGAATCGGCCGGTGTAGTCACTTATCTGATGGCGTTGGACAAAAAATACCGTTGCACCTTTATCAAAGGCAATCATGATGCCTGGTGTGAGTCATGGATGTTGCGGGTGATGCCCGAAAGCAGTTGGTTGATGCACGGCGGAAAGGCTACCATCGCCAGTTATGAGAAATTATCCCACGAAGAGCGGCTGCGGCACCTGGCATTTTTTAACCGCATGTTACTGTATCATGCAGATGAAGATAACCGCCTGTTTGTGCATGCCGGTTTTGCATCTATGCATGGCCCTACCCACGACCGCTTTGCTGCTATGTGCTATTGGGACAGAACATTGTGGGAGCTGGCGCTGGCCGTAGACCCCCGGATAAAAAGGGATTCAAGACGTTATCCTAAACGCCTCTTATTGTTTCGTGAAATATTTATTGGTCATACACCTACCCTGAATTATGGCGAAGATATGCCGATGTGTGCCTGCAATGTATACAATGTAGATACCGGCGCCGCCTTTACCGGCAAGCTCTCTGCCATGAATGTCGATACAAAAGAAGTATGGCAAAGCGATCCCGTGTGGACACTGTACCCAGAAGAGAAGGGACGCAACTAG